One genomic window of Nakamurella panacisegetis includes the following:
- a CDS encoding DMT family protein, producing the protein MFVGYLLAVMAALGSGVGSVLESVAIRRSGAYGGDADDLGKIGRQPLYLLGVGIDILGFVAGAAALHRLPLFLVQSVLAFSVGVTATISAFLGTKLGRMGWTGLGIAALGLITLGLSADPGPAHPLPPGWRWVILGIVAPVGLIGFYGSRVESRWCAALLAFGAGLGFTAVAVSARTLHVPPHLWAWLAEPSIWAIVLNGVAATVVFALALQKGTATTVSAVMFTTNTVLPSVIGLTLLGDSIRDGWAVPAAVGFVLAVSGAVALAHFSSVHVVEIRPLHLHHRAEDGDGRLAAESA; encoded by the coding sequence ATGTTCGTCGGATACCTGCTGGCCGTGATGGCGGCGCTCGGGTCCGGTGTCGGGTCGGTTCTGGAGTCCGTCGCCATCCGCCGCTCCGGTGCGTACGGGGGTGACGCCGACGACCTGGGCAAGATCGGGCGGCAGCCGCTCTACCTCCTCGGGGTGGGGATCGACATCCTCGGGTTCGTGGCCGGCGCCGCCGCCCTGCACCGGCTGCCGCTGTTCCTGGTCCAGTCGGTACTCGCCTTCAGCGTCGGGGTCACCGCGACCATCTCGGCCTTCCTCGGTACCAAACTGGGACGCATGGGCTGGACCGGCCTCGGCATCGCCGCGCTCGGCCTGATCACCCTCGGGTTGTCGGCCGACCCAGGGCCGGCCCACCCGCTGCCGCCCGGCTGGCGGTGGGTGATCCTCGGTATCGTCGCGCCGGTCGGCCTCATCGGCTTCTACGGAAGCCGGGTGGAGAGCCGCTGGTGCGCCGCGCTCCTGGCGTTCGGTGCGGGCCTGGGATTCACCGCGGTCGCGGTGTCGGCCCGGACCCTGCACGTACCGCCTCACCTCTGGGCCTGGTTGGCCGAGCCCTCGATCTGGGCGATCGTCCTCAACGGTGTGGCCGCGACCGTCGTGTTCGCCCTGGCCCTGCAGAAGGGCACCGCCACCACGGTGTCGGCGGTCATGTTCACCACCAACACCGTGCTGCCGTCGGTCATCGGCCTGACGCTGCTGGGTGACTCCATCCGTGACGGCTGGGCCGTCCCGGCCGCCGTCGGCTTCGTCCTGGCCGTCTCCGGCGCCGTCGCCCTGGCCCACTTCTCGTCGGTGCACGTCGTCGAGATCCGGCCTCTGCACCTGCACCATCGGGCCGAGGACGGCGACGGGCGTCTGGCCGCGGAGAGCGCGTAG
- the hrpA gene encoding ATP-dependent RNA helicase HrpA has product MTLELNEGGTTTSAAPTVGALIARLDNVMTADAGRLGRRLGGLRRRSGQGRRGERNDEGSSQALTDLDRQIRAAEQKLARRVAGVPDVTFPPELPVSERVDDLAAAIRDHQVVIVAGETGSGKSTQLPKICLSIGRGVRGLIGHTQPRRIAARALAERIAEETGTELGDAIGYTIRFGDHTGPDTLVKLMTDGILLAEITRDRLLSAYDTIIIDEAHERSLNIDFLLGYLVELLPKRPDLKVIITSATIDPGRFSRHFGDAPIVEVSGRTYPVEIRYRPYGADDLSDDELDSQDTDRVPRQDAPKPKGGKVSRDDSSRDLAQAIVDAVDELAREGDGDVLVFLSGEREITDTAEALRGHLASRPGHTEVLPLYGRLSAADQHKVFSSHVGRRIVLSTNVAETSLTVPGIRYVVDPGTARISRYSTRTKVQRLPIEPISQASAGQRAGRCGRVADGICIRLYSEEDFAGRPEYTDPEISRTSLASVILQMASLELGDIASFPFLEPPDTRQITDGITVLTELGALDRSGDDGRVRLTPTGRALAALPLDPRLARMIVEADRLGCLADVLVITSALAIQDVREYPLEDRDRATAAHSRFADPKSDFLSLVNLWNYLADEAKARSGNAFRRMCRSEYLHYLRIREWQDLHAQLRQVARQLKMDTESRAMVAAAQVTADAGKPPPAAATRSASGRSSAAGGKRRGRRPVERDNRVVEAQPVGVAAAVITTQGKGSHVSFVDTERVHTALLSGLLSHIGLRLEPGREYQGTRGSKFVIWPGSALAKSGPRLVVAAELVETSRLWGRIVAAVDPTWVEKVGGDLLRRSYSEPRWDARRGQVTATEKVTLLGVTLIGARSIQFDRIDPVTSREMFIRHALVEADWQTRHAFFAANLAALREVAEHEDRARRRDIVIDDESLFALYDERIPADVTSSRHFDSWWRKASREHPDLLTFTPDMLRNAGSRDVDLTAYPDTFTAGNVDLGLDYVFEPGRTDDGVTVTIPLAVLARIDPAAFDAQIPGLRKDYAVALIRSLPKTLRRNFVPAPDFAAAALSQIPDDGPSGLAPALAATLTAMTGVVVRADDFEPEKIPDHLRLGFRVVDDSGRAVGEGKNLSQLQESLRADGRKAVAKASGTVERTGLTGFPPDGIPRTTTTWVSGHEVQGFPALVDEGQKVGVTVFASEADQQRAMRAGIRRLLVLGAKNPLTHVRNALSRPQMLTLTVTPHGSVAALLSDATEAAVDALLDWAGGPAWTAAEYAALVKKLTPQLDRAVLDIVVAAEAALKEAHEAERLIDGIAGTALAPQVADLRRQLKRLVHPGFLTRTTAAHLPDLTRYLQALSVRADRLRENPDRDRQRMAEINALEAEIDDAVAALRPERAHDPDVADVRRLLDEYRVASFAQPMRTAVPVSEKRLRNAIATLRR; this is encoded by the coding sequence ATGACTCTGGAATTGAACGAGGGCGGAACGACCACGAGCGCGGCCCCGACGGTCGGTGCGCTGATCGCCCGGCTGGACAACGTGATGACGGCCGACGCCGGTCGGCTGGGACGCCGGCTGGGCGGGTTGCGTCGCCGCTCCGGCCAGGGGCGACGGGGCGAGCGCAACGACGAGGGGTCGAGCCAGGCTCTGACCGACCTCGACCGGCAGATCAGGGCGGCCGAGCAGAAGCTGGCCCGCCGTGTCGCCGGCGTCCCGGACGTCACCTTCCCGCCCGAGCTGCCGGTGTCCGAGCGGGTCGACGACCTGGCCGCTGCCATCCGGGACCACCAGGTGGTGATCGTGGCGGGCGAGACCGGTTCGGGGAAGTCGACCCAGCTGCCGAAGATCTGCCTGTCCATCGGGCGGGGCGTGCGCGGGCTGATCGGGCACACCCAGCCCCGCCGGATCGCCGCGCGGGCCCTGGCCGAGCGGATCGCCGAGGAGACCGGGACCGAGCTCGGCGACGCCATCGGCTACACCATCCGGTTCGGCGACCACACCGGCCCGGACACCCTGGTCAAGCTGATGACCGACGGGATCCTGCTGGCCGAGATCACCCGGGACCGGCTGCTGAGCGCCTACGACACGATCATCATCGACGAGGCCCACGAACGCAGCCTGAACATCGACTTCCTGCTCGGGTACCTGGTCGAGTTGCTGCCCAAGCGGCCCGATCTCAAAGTGATCATCACCTCGGCCACCATCGACCCGGGCCGGTTCTCCCGGCACTTCGGTGACGCCCCGATCGTCGAGGTCTCCGGACGCACCTACCCGGTCGAGATCCGGTACCGGCCGTACGGCGCGGACGACCTTTCCGACGACGAGCTCGACAGCCAGGACACCGACCGGGTACCTCGTCAAGATGCTCCGAAGCCCAAGGGCGGCAAGGTGTCCCGCGACGACAGCAGCCGGGACCTGGCCCAGGCGATCGTGGACGCGGTCGACGAACTGGCCCGGGAGGGCGACGGCGACGTCCTGGTGTTCCTGTCCGGTGAACGGGAGATCACCGACACGGCCGAGGCCTTGCGCGGTCACCTGGCCTCGCGTCCGGGACACACCGAGGTGCTCCCGCTCTACGGGCGGCTGTCCGCGGCCGACCAGCACAAGGTCTTCTCCTCGCATGTCGGCCGCCGGATCGTGCTTTCCACCAACGTCGCCGAGACATCGCTGACGGTGCCCGGGATCCGGTACGTCGTCGATCCCGGTACGGCCCGGATCTCTCGCTACTCGACGCGGACCAAGGTGCAGCGACTGCCCATCGAGCCGATCTCGCAGGCCTCGGCCGGCCAGCGGGCGGGCCGCTGCGGCCGGGTGGCCGACGGCATCTGCATCCGGCTGTACTCCGAGGAGGATTTCGCCGGTCGCCCGGAGTACACCGACCCGGAGATCTCGCGGACGTCGTTGGCGTCGGTGATCCTGCAGATGGCCTCACTCGAGCTGGGGGACATCGCCTCGTTCCCGTTCCTGGAGCCGCCGGACACCCGACAGATCACCGACGGCATCACGGTTCTCACCGAACTGGGGGCACTGGACCGCTCCGGGGACGACGGCCGGGTGCGGCTGACGCCGACCGGCCGGGCGCTGGCCGCGCTGCCGCTGGACCCCCGGCTGGCCCGGATGATCGTCGAGGCCGACCGGCTCGGCTGTCTGGCCGACGTCCTGGTCATCACCTCCGCCCTGGCCATCCAGGACGTTCGGGAGTACCCGTTGGAGGACCGCGACCGGGCCACCGCCGCCCACTCCCGATTCGCCGACCCGAAGTCGGACTTCCTGTCGCTGGTCAACCTCTGGAACTATCTGGCCGACGAGGCGAAAGCCCGCTCCGGCAATGCCTTCCGCCGGATGTGCCGGTCCGAGTACCTGCACTACCTGCGCATCCGGGAGTGGCAGGACCTGCACGCCCAACTGCGTCAGGTGGCCCGCCAGCTGAAGATGGACACGGAGTCGCGGGCGATGGTCGCCGCCGCGCAGGTGACCGCGGACGCCGGGAAGCCGCCGCCCGCAGCCGCCACCCGTTCCGCCTCCGGACGCAGTTCGGCCGCCGGTGGCAAGCGTCGGGGCCGTCGCCCCGTCGAACGGGACAACCGTGTGGTCGAGGCCCAGCCGGTCGGCGTCGCCGCCGCGGTGATCACGACCCAGGGAAAGGGCTCTCACGTGAGTTTCGTCGACACCGAGCGCGTGCACACGGCCCTGCTGTCCGGGCTGCTGTCGCACATCGGGTTGCGGTTGGAGCCGGGCCGGGAGTATCAGGGAACCCGCGGGTCGAAGTTCGTCATCTGGCCCGGGTCGGCGCTGGCCAAGTCCGGCCCGCGGCTGGTGGTGGCAGCCGAACTGGTCGAGACCTCCCGCCTGTGGGGGCGGATCGTGGCCGCGGTCGACCCGACCTGGGTGGAGAAGGTCGGCGGGGACCTGTTGCGCCGCAGCTACTCCGAGCCGCGCTGGGACGCCCGGCGCGGTCAGGTGACGGCAACCGAGAAGGTCACGCTGCTCGGGGTCACCCTGATCGGGGCGCGGTCGATCCAGTTCGACCGGATCGACCCGGTGACCAGTCGCGAGATGTTCATCCGGCACGCCCTGGTCGAGGCCGACTGGCAGACGCGGCACGCGTTCTTCGCCGCCAATCTCGCCGCGCTGCGGGAGGTCGCCGAACACGAGGACCGGGCTCGGCGTCGCGACATCGTCATCGACGACGAGTCGTTGTTCGCCCTGTACGACGAACGGATCCCGGCCGACGTCACCTCCTCGCGGCATTTCGACAGCTGGTGGCGCAAGGCTTCTCGCGAGCACCCGGATCTGCTGACCTTCACCCCGGACATGCTGCGCAACGCCGGGTCGAGGGACGTCGACCTGACCGCGTACCCGGACACGTTCACCGCCGGGAACGTGGACCTCGGTCTGGACTACGTCTTCGAACCCGGCCGGACGGACGACGGAGTGACGGTCACCATTCCGCTGGCCGTGCTGGCCCGGATCGACCCGGCCGCGTTCGACGCGCAGATTCCCGGCCTGCGCAAGGACTATGCGGTGGCCCTGATCCGCTCGTTGCCGAAAACGTTGCGCCGCAACTTCGTTCCCGCGCCGGACTTCGCCGCCGCCGCTCTGTCGCAGATCCCCGACGACGGCCCGTCCGGTCTGGCGCCGGCCCTGGCCGCGACCCTGACCGCGATGACGGGCGTCGTCGTCCGGGCCGACGACTTCGAACCGGAGAAGATCCCGGACCACCTGCGGTTGGGATTCCGGGTGGTCGACGACTCCGGGCGAGCCGTTGGCGAGGGCAAGAACCTGTCGCAGCTGCAGGAGTCCCTGCGCGCCGACGGCCGGAAGGCGGTGGCCAAGGCCTCCGGCACGGTCGAGCGGACCGGCCTGACCGGGTTCCCGCCGGACGGGATCCCCCGCACCACCACGACCTGGGTGTCCGGACACGAGGTGCAGGGATTCCCGGCGCTGGTCGACGAGGGCCAGAAGGTGGGCGTGACCGTGTTCGCCTCCGAGGCCGACCAGCAGCGGGCGATGCGGGCCGGTATCCGCCGGCTGCTGGTGCTGGGTGCGAAGAACCCGCTCACCCACGTCCGGAACGCACTGTCGCGGCCGCAGATGCTCACCCTGACCGTCACCCCGCACGGGAGCGTCGCCGCGCTGCTCTCCGACGCCACCGAGGCGGCCGTGGACGCCCTGCTCGACTGGGCCGGCGGACCGGCCTGGACCGCGGCCGAGTACGCCGCCCTGGTGAAGAAACTGACGCCGCAACTGGATCGGGCGGTGCTGGACATCGTGGTGGCCGCCGAGGCGGCGCTGAAGGAGGCCCACGAGGCGGAACGGCTGATCGACGGCATCGCCGGAACCGCGCTCGCGCCCCAGGTCGCCGACCTGCGACGGCAGCTGAAGCGACTGGTGCACCCTGGGTTCCTCACCCGCACCACCGCCGCCCACCTGCCGGATCTGACCCGCTACCTGCAGGCGCTCAGCGTCAGGGCCGATCGGCTGCGGGAGAATCCGGACCGGGACCGGCAACGGATGGCCGAGATCAATGCGCTCGAGGCCGAGATCGACGACGCGGTGGCCGCCTTGCGGCCGGAGCGGGCGCACGACCCTGATGTGGCCGACGTCCGCCGCCTGCTCGACGAGTACCGCGTGGCCAGTTTCGCGCAGCCGATGCGCACCGCCGTGCCGGTCTCGGAGAAGCGTCTGCGCAACGCGATCGCCACGCTGCGGCGGTGA
- a CDS encoding SHOCT domain-containing protein gives MVSFDLKKLFRVPDAQQRLAGLHLRGDLQRAAGHMASDERSDAHLKPVEDLLTETESVIRIVEGTRDRRMGFLVLTTENVIFRLHGAAPGLGEVVPLGGVTDVTDDVKSMTGQVRLETAAGQLVVGKILGTQAAQFALDLREQLRSPGLTPRDPVAELLELRERHAAGLVSDADYRTAKAKLLDQL, from the coding sequence ATGGTGTCCTTCGACCTGAAGAAATTGTTCCGCGTGCCGGACGCGCAACAACGGCTCGCCGGTCTCCACCTGCGCGGCGACCTGCAACGGGCGGCCGGGCACATGGCGTCGGACGAACGATCGGATGCGCACCTCAAGCCCGTGGAGGACCTACTCACCGAGACCGAATCGGTGATCAGGATCGTCGAGGGGACGCGCGACCGGCGCATGGGCTTCCTGGTGTTGACCACGGAGAACGTGATCTTCCGGCTGCACGGCGCCGCACCCGGCCTCGGAGAGGTCGTTCCGCTCGGCGGCGTGACCGACGTGACGGACGACGTGAAGAGCATGACCGGCCAGGTGCGGCTCGAGACGGCGGCCGGGCAACTGGTGGTGGGCAAGATCCTGGGCACCCAGGCGGCGCAGTTCGCCCTGGATCTCCGTGAGCAGCTCCGCTCGCCCGGGCTGACGCCGCGCGACCCGGTCGCCGAACTCCTGGAACTGCGCGAACGCCATGCGGCCGGGCTGGTGAGCGACGCCGACTACCGAACGGCGAAGGCCAAGCTCCTCGACCAGCTGTAG
- a CDS encoding antitoxin, with protein sequence MVDFGELKDKAEGLVSGHEDQIKQGIDKIGDFVGERIGHDKVDPVEEKLSGFVDSLGRNKPSEQ encoded by the coding sequence ATGGTGGATTTCGGCGAACTGAAGGACAAGGCCGAGGGCCTGGTTTCCGGGCACGAGGATCAGATCAAGCAGGGTATCGACAAGATCGGTGACTTCGTCGGGGAACGGATCGGGCACGACAAGGTCGATCCGGTCGAGGAGAAGTTGTCCGGTTTCGTCGACTCGCTCGGGCGGAACAAGCCGAGCGAGCAGTAG
- a CDS encoding prephenate dehydrogenase, whose product MTFSEVGDPTPPLFVLGLGLIGGSLIRGATAFTEVSGWSPTAATRDAAAADGFTVHSSLEDILDAAAEQDGLLVLAAPLTAFDTLLPRIAERAPTVKLTDVASVKAPVADQVAELAPEVRYVGSHPMAGTQFSGWSAGSAGLFDGAAWVTCLDDDSDLTVWGDVAGLALRLGSRVVPTEAPAHDDAVARISHVPHLLALALAQVAQAGGSLAGSLAASSFADATRVAATRPELIRAMCEANGKALLGVMDETLGLLGVARGSLASTGSLQKLTSGGHEARVAFEHRADSLIELTLSGPDLLDQLISVGSAGGHVAGLIGADDDLRVRVWYPSEA is encoded by the coding sequence ATGACGTTTTCGGAAGTCGGCGATCCCACACCACCGTTGTTCGTCCTCGGGCTCGGCCTGATCGGCGGTTCCTTGATCCGGGGGGCCACGGCGTTCACCGAGGTGTCCGGCTGGTCGCCGACCGCGGCGACCCGGGACGCCGCGGCGGCCGACGGGTTCACCGTGCACAGCTCGCTGGAGGACATCCTCGATGCCGCCGCGGAACAGGACGGCCTGCTCGTCCTCGCGGCGCCGCTCACCGCGTTCGACACGTTGCTGCCCCGGATCGCCGAGCGAGCGCCCACCGTCAAGCTCACCGATGTCGCGAGCGTCAAGGCCCCGGTCGCCGACCAGGTCGCGGAGCTGGCCCCGGAGGTGCGATACGTCGGTTCGCACCCGATGGCCGGCACCCAGTTCAGCGGATGGTCCGCCGGGTCGGCCGGCCTGTTCGACGGCGCGGCCTGGGTCACGTGCCTCGACGACGACTCCGACCTGACGGTCTGGGGGGACGTGGCCGGCCTGGCCCTGCGGCTCGGATCGCGGGTGGTGCCGACCGAGGCGCCCGCTCACGACGACGCGGTGGCTCGGATCTCGCACGTCCCTCATCTGCTCGCCCTGGCCCTGGCCCAGGTCGCCCAGGCCGGCGGATCGCTGGCCGGATCGCTCGCGGCGTCGTCATTCGCCGATGCCACCCGGGTGGCCGCGACCCGGCCCGAGTTGATCCGGGCGATGTGCGAGGCGAACGGAAAGGCACTGCTCGGCGTCATGGACGAGACCCTCGGCCTCCTTGGCGTGGCCCGCGGCTCCCTGGCCTCGACCGGATCGCTGCAGAAGCTGACCAGTGGTGGGCACGAGGCGCGGGTGGCGTTCGAACATCGCGCCGACTCGCTGATCGAGCTGACCCTGTCCGGTCCGGATCTGCTCGACCAGCTGATCTCGGTCGGGTCGGCCGGCGGTCACGTCGCCGGCCTGATCGGTGCCGACGACGATCTCCGGGTCCGCGTCTGGTACCCCAGCGAGGCCTGA
- a CDS encoding ABC-F family ATP-binding cassette domain-containing protein, which translates to MGHLEVAGISYSLADGRPLLADVRFRLGQGNVTAVIGPNGTGKTTLLRIITGELEAEDGAITRSGGLGVMPQFIGSVRDDSTVRDLLLTVSPAPVREVAARIDAAELEMMSDEGDAVAMRYAQALADWADVHGYDQENAFDFACVAALGVPYDRAKYRAVTSLSGGEQKRLVLELLLAGPDEVLLLDEPDNYLDVPGKIWLEGKLAETPKAVLLISHDRELLARAADRIVTLEPGVAGAVSWVHGGSFATYHQARLDRNSRLEELRRRWDEEHAKLKALVQMYKTKAAYMDSLASRYQAAKTRLFKFEEAGPPEELPLSQDVTIRLKGGRTAKRAVVCTELELTGLMQPFDLEIFYGERLAVLGANGSGKSHFLRLLAAGGSDPDIEHQPVSDTPVDPVRHTGTVVLGSRVRPGYFRQTHSHPELSGRTLLEILHRGDDHRAGMGREQAARALDRYGLARSGEQTFDTLSGGQQARLQILLLELSGATLLLLDEPTDNLDLHSAESLEQALDAFEGTVVAVTHDRTFARTFDAFLVFDASGSVARYDDPVWDVSRVQRTR; encoded by the coding sequence GTGGGACATCTCGAGGTCGCCGGTATCAGCTACTCCCTGGCCGACGGCCGGCCGTTGCTGGCCGACGTCAGGTTCCGTCTCGGGCAGGGCAACGTCACGGCCGTCATCGGGCCCAACGGGACCGGCAAGACCACCTTGCTGCGGATCATCACCGGGGAGCTCGAGGCCGAGGACGGAGCGATCACCCGCTCCGGCGGCCTCGGCGTCATGCCGCAGTTCATCGGTTCCGTCCGGGACGATTCCACCGTCCGCGACCTGCTGCTGACGGTGTCGCCGGCTCCCGTTCGCGAGGTAGCGGCCCGGATCGACGCGGCCGAACTGGAGATGATGAGCGACGAGGGCGACGCCGTCGCCATGCGGTACGCCCAGGCGTTGGCCGACTGGGCCGACGTGCACGGCTACGACCAGGAGAACGCCTTCGACTTCGCCTGCGTGGCCGCCCTCGGCGTTCCGTACGACCGGGCCAAGTACCGGGCCGTCACCAGCCTTTCCGGTGGCGAGCAGAAGCGACTGGTGCTGGAGCTGCTGCTGGCCGGTCCGGACGAGGTGCTGCTGCTGGACGAACCGGACAACTACCTGGACGTCCCGGGCAAGATCTGGCTGGAGGGCAAGCTCGCCGAGACGCCCAAGGCCGTGCTGCTGATCAGCCACGACCGTGAGCTGCTGGCCCGCGCGGCCGACCGGATCGTCACGCTGGAACCCGGGGTGGCCGGGGCCGTGTCGTGGGTGCACGGCGGCTCGTTCGCCACCTACCACCAGGCTCGCCTCGACCGGAACTCCCGCCTCGAGGAGTTGCGTCGGCGGTGGGATGAGGAACACGCCAAGCTCAAGGCCCTGGTGCAGATGTACAAAACCAAGGCGGCCTACATGGACAGCCTGGCGTCCCGGTACCAGGCGGCGAAGACCCGCCTGTTCAAGTTCGAGGAGGCCGGGCCGCCGGAGGAACTGCCGCTGTCGCAGGACGTCACCATACGGCTCAAGGGCGGACGCACCGCCAAGCGGGCCGTGGTGTGCACCGAACTGGAGCTCACCGGCCTGATGCAGCCCTTCGACCTGGAGATCTTCTACGGCGAACGGCTGGCCGTGCTCGGCGCCAACGGCTCCGGAAAGTCGCACTTCCTGCGGCTGCTGGCCGCGGGCGGCAGCGACCCGGACATCGAGCACCAGCCGGTGAGCGACACCCCGGTCGATCCGGTCCGGCACACCGGCACCGTGGTCCTCGGTTCGCGGGTCCGGCCCGGTTACTTCCGGCAGACCCACTCCCACCCGGAGTTGTCCGGGCGCACGCTGCTGGAGATCCTGCATCGCGGTGACGACCATCGGGCCGGGATGGGACGTGAGCAGGCGGCCCGCGCCCTCGACCGCTACGGACTGGCCCGTTCCGGTGAGCAGACCTTCGACACCTTGTCGGGCGGTCAGCAGGCGCGGCTGCAGATCCTGCTGCTGGAGCTCTCCGGGGCCACGTTGCTGTTGCTCGACGAGCCGACCGACAACCTCGACCTGCACTCGGCCGAGTCCCTGGAACAGGCCCTGGACGCCTTCGAGGGCACGGTGGTGGCCGTTACCCACGATCGGACCTTCGCCCGCACCTTCGACGCGTTCCTGGTGTTCGACGCCAGTGGCTCGGTGGCCCGATACGACGATCCGGTCTGGGATGTCTCCCGAGTGCAGCGGACGCGGTGA
- a CDS encoding copper resistance D family protein has translation MSTAPGRKSSGVVRTPGTRTRPDSARPVRFAGLVTSGGLFALLVVAAGLVATIVGSDVTKASSVAGIVAPPWIVTIGIPVFRTLLDLSAVAVTGLGLLSKMVGFDRPERTEAVVGRSRSYAVWASALWAISALVSVVLLSVELDPTRTVTPASIWSYVSNIAAGKGLLMSAGCALLSLWLARVAVRHGEKVPAELRVGIALFGLLPLPLTGHAANWYYHDLSMVSMELHVVAATAWAGGLAALVIFLAREPALLAEALPRFSKLATWCVFVVGVTGVFNGLLELALSPITQLPGSIVTTRYGVILLAKAVCMVIIAIIAVRVRTRILPLVVQKKATSVALWCGWEIVTLAVAFGVAVVLTRASVTPF, from the coding sequence GTGAGTACAGCGCCGGGCCGGAAGTCGTCGGGGGTCGTCCGGACCCCTGGAACCCGGACCCGGCCGGATTCCGCCCGGCCCGTGCGGTTCGCCGGACTGGTGACCTCGGGCGGACTGTTCGCCCTGCTGGTGGTGGCGGCCGGCCTGGTCGCAACGATCGTCGGCTCCGACGTCACGAAAGCATCGTCGGTGGCCGGGATCGTCGCCCCGCCGTGGATCGTCACCATCGGCATCCCGGTGTTCCGCACGCTGCTCGACCTGAGCGCCGTGGCCGTGACCGGGCTCGGTCTGCTGTCCAAGATGGTCGGCTTCGACCGGCCCGAGCGCACCGAGGCGGTGGTCGGCCGGTCGCGTAGCTACGCCGTCTGGGCATCGGCCCTGTGGGCGATCTCGGCCCTGGTCTCGGTCGTCCTGCTGTCGGTCGAACTCGACCCGACGCGGACCGTGACCCCCGCCTCGATCTGGAGTTACGTCAGCAACATCGCGGCCGGTAAAGGCCTGTTGATGTCGGCCGGGTGCGCCCTGCTGTCGTTGTGGCTGGCCCGCGTCGCGGTCCGGCACGGGGAGAAGGTGCCGGCCGAACTGCGCGTCGGGATCGCATTGTTCGGCCTCCTGCCGCTGCCGCTCACCGGGCACGCGGCCAACTGGTACTACCACGATCTGTCGATGGTCTCGATGGAACTGCACGTCGTCGCGGCGACGGCCTGGGCCGGCGGATTGGCCGCCCTGGTGATCTTCCTGGCCCGGGAGCCGGCCCTTCTGGCCGAGGCCCTGCCGCGGTTCTCCAAGCTGGCCACCTGGTGCGTCTTCGTCGTCGGGGTGACCGGCGTGTTCAACGGCCTGCTGGAGCTGGCCCTGTCGCCGATCACGCAGCTGCCGGGTTCGATCGTGACCACCCGCTACGGCGTGATCCTGCTGGCCAAGGCCGTCTGCATGGTGATCATCGCGATCATCGCGGTCCGCGTCCGGACCCGGATCCTGCCCCTGGTGGTGCAGAAGAAGGCGACCTCCGTCGCACTGTGGTGCGGCTGGGAGATCGTCACCCTGGCCGTGGCGTTCGGGGTCGCGGTGGTGCTGACCCGGGCGTCGGTCACGCCGTTCTGA
- a CDS encoding tRNA adenosine deaminase-associated protein: protein MTIDGFAAAVVLQDGAWKCSLLDEELLEDLDGVITALRRVAATGPVFGMIAVDDEFFVIVRPIPGGASLLLSDATAALDYDIAADVLDQLHIEAPEEDEVDDEPWPEGDLALLADLGMHEQEMQLIVDESDLYPDEQLSLIAQRCGFGDQFAALLEKV from the coding sequence GTGACTATCGACGGGTTCGCTGCGGCAGTTGTCCTGCAGGACGGCGCATGGAAGTGCTCGCTGCTCGACGAGGAGTTGCTGGAGGATCTGGACGGCGTGATCACCGCGCTCCGGCGAGTGGCGGCCACCGGGCCGGTGTTCGGCATGATCGCCGTCGACGATGAGTTCTTCGTCATCGTGCGGCCCATCCCGGGCGGCGCTTCCCTTCTGTTGTCCGACGCGACGGCCGCCCTGGACTACGACATCGCGGCCGATGTCCTTGACCAGTTGCACATCGAGGCCCCCGAGGAGGACGAGGTCGACGACGAGCCGTGGCCGGAGGGCGACCTCGCGCTGCTGGCCGATCTCGGTATGCACGAGCAGGAGATGCAACTGATCGTCGACGAGTCCGATCTGTATCCCGACGAGCAGCTGTCGCTGATCGCCCAGCGGTGCGGTTTCGGCGATCAGTTCGCCGCGCTGTTGGAAAAGGTCTGA
- a CDS encoding putative glycolipid-binding domain-containing protein, with the protein MTTTTTSTRMLTWTSDDQHRLETVRVVLTDRGLRASGHIVSAAMEAFGVAYTLLVDPEGRSRRLTVQSDSGTGERTLTLSRVPGGQWVADSGSGPRTLTQVEPALDIDLVASAFTNSLAIRRLGLHRNIGQANLTVASVGGADPEVTAVQHMYRTVSADSNGAVILYTGPMGERELTVDADGFVLHFPGLSDRLR; encoded by the coding sequence GTGACCACCACAACGACATCCACGCGCATGCTGACCTGGACCTCGGACGACCAACACCGACTGGAAACCGTGCGGGTGGTGCTCACCGACCGGGGACTGCGGGCCAGCGGCCACATCGTGTCGGCCGCCATGGAGGCCTTCGGTGTCGCCTACACGCTGCTGGTCGATCCCGAGGGCCGCAGCCGACGGCTGACCGTGCAGAGCGATTCCGGCACCGGCGAACGCACGCTGACCCTCTCCCGGGTGCCGGGCGGGCAATGGGTGGCCGACTCCGGCAGCGGCCCCCGCACCCTCACCCAGGTGGAACCGGCGCTCGACATCGATCTGGTGGCCTCCGCGTTCACCAACTCGCTGGCCATCCGGCGCCTCGGCCTGCACCGCAACATCGGGCAGGCCAACCTGACCGTGGCGTCGGTCGGCGGCGCCGACCCCGAGGTGACCGCGGTCCAACACATGTACCGCACCGTCTCGGCCGACTCCAACGGCGCCGTGATCCTCTACACCGGCCCGATGGGCGAACGGGAGCTGACGGTCGACGCCGACGGCTTCGTGCTGCATTTCCCGGGTCTGTCCGACCGTCTACGGTAG